A genome region from Microbacterium profundi includes the following:
- a CDS encoding dihydrodipicolinate synthase family protein gives MTRYDILTAIPTAFHRDGSLDLDGSRAIFRYVGESGNEGAFVLGTTGEFPAVDLTEFTALVEAALAELADRMRVVVHVGQPSAFEAVRLTRIARELGATEFAALTPYYLRSTDDAVFDYFQAVSDAVGDGRLYVYVYPARSGNPVTPELLVRLSTLPNIVGAKVSELSLDEIAAYRAVVPEDFELYTGADRDLIAAAGVGAQGVVSGVSSVTPKPFRALADAGRSGDSAAIVAAQVDVDEVVSLIGGDMARMKEGYRVLGVTDAHCRMAIAEPTDAERADVRRVVEKHR, from the coding sequence GATGGGTCGCGCGCGATCTTCCGCTACGTGGGGGAGTCGGGCAACGAGGGTGCGTTCGTGCTCGGCACGACGGGGGAGTTCCCCGCTGTCGACCTGACCGAGTTCACGGCTCTCGTCGAGGCCGCTCTCGCCGAACTCGCGGATCGGATGCGGGTCGTGGTGCACGTCGGTCAGCCCAGCGCGTTCGAAGCCGTACGACTGACCAGGATCGCGCGCGAGCTCGGCGCGACCGAGTTCGCGGCGCTCACCCCGTACTACCTCCGCTCGACCGACGACGCGGTCTTCGACTACTTCCAGGCCGTGTCGGATGCCGTCGGCGATGGTCGCCTGTACGTCTATGTCTACCCGGCGCGCAGCGGAAACCCGGTCACGCCGGAGCTGCTCGTGCGGCTGTCGACGCTGCCGAACATCGTCGGAGCGAAGGTGAGCGAGCTGTCGTTGGACGAGATCGCCGCCTACCGCGCGGTGGTCCCGGAGGACTTCGAGCTGTACACCGGCGCCGACCGTGATCTGATCGCGGCCGCGGGCGTCGGCGCACAGGGCGTCGTCTCCGGAGTCTCTTCGGTCACGCCGAAGCCGTTCCGTGCGCTGGCGGACGCAGGACGCTCCGGCGACTCCGCGGCGATCGTCGCGGCACAGGTGGATGTCGACGAGGTCGTGTCGCTCATCGGCGGAGACATGGCGCGTATGAAAGAGGGCTATCGGGTGCTCGGTGTCACCGATGCGCACTGCCGCATGGCCATCGCTGAGCCGACGGATGCTGAGCGCGCCGATGTGCGACGGGTCGTCGAGAAACACCGCTGA